In the genome of Arachis stenosperma cultivar V10309 chromosome 6, arast.V10309.gnm1.PFL2, whole genome shotgun sequence, the window tacaaagagagaagaaaaaaagagtgGCGGCGTTGTGATGATGGATCGGCCAAGGGACAGTGaacaaaggagaagaaaaaagaggagaGAAAGGAGGGGTGGTTCGGGTGGCTTGTCGACTTCTACTTCTACTTCCACTTCTATTATATTGTTGATTTCTGATTATTATTTCTTCTGGTTGCTTCTGCTTCTGGTTGATTGCATtgtttcattgttgttgttgttgttgttctgtTCCTGCTCTTATTTATACTTTTGCTTGATTATATTGTTTCATTATttcattatataaatttattgatttattatccatttttttaatgtttattacATTGTTTCATTGTTGGTTCTGGTTCTGGTTCTGCTTGTTTCTGTTTGATTTTGAGGAATAAGGGAAAGAGATATTTTAGTTTAAAtgacaattttaaaactaagttaaatcttagaaaagattttataagtaaaaaaggctaaaaataaaaaaaaatttcaacccCTATATTAAGAACCAAAATTATATTTACcctaaaatatattaaattaaattaaataatttaaaaatataaactaataatttttaaataatacttCAACTCTCCGTATCATAAATATTTAACcgtaataaaaaaaaaaactcatgcATAATATATAAGTTCTCTCATCATTAAGAAAAGAGTAATAATTGTATCATTACATTAAAtgaattgatttgaaaataaaaatatttatacttttattataatctacattttatttaaaattttgcaaccttttttttaaatctCCTTTAATAACCTttttaataagataaaaatttatatacagttatttttaaataaaattattaattaatatctattaaataatttaatatatttgactaaattattatttaaaaattctctactcattaattattttgtttgcTACTgacacatatataatataatgaGGAATTAatctattaaaataatatatataatgaagaaatataattaataaattaatgaGCTGAACATGCATGATCATCAAATAAACCAATGCAACCGTATCAAGACACCACGGCTCCTCTTCCATAgaacttttaattaattatgaaaCCCTAAatgtattattaattaaataatgttgGTTCCTTTTTAATATTGCGGTGGAGCTTTTATCCAAATCACTTAAAAGTTTGTTTCAAAAAGGATATACAAGCTTTACAAAAAGAATAAATGAATCCCCTtaaaagttgaaaataaaaaatttatcccACCCTCCTTTTCCAAAAACATCCTAACTTTACAACAAAGCTCAAGCTTTTTATTTAGTTTGTAACAAacattacaaaaaataaataattatataaaattagaagaaaCTTGAATTTCCATTTTTAAAAAAGTTGCAagagataaaataatttttcaaaattttaaattgaaaagTTTATATCTTAGCCAAAAAAGTTATTGACAAAATTGTTCTGTCCTTACTAACTAAAAGTACAACATAATATTATTTGTACTCATCACCTAATTGCTACttacctttttcttttctgttaaaAAAAGTGAGCAAGTTTAATGTAAAAGAAAAGTGCAGACATGGTATATCTAATTAAATTTCATGTATATTCTATTGCAAATGTAATGCCAAACATTTATGATCAACTAATTTGACTCGATCAATTTAGAGCAAGTCCCTCTTTCTTTGGAAGAATCAGCACTTGATTATGGTTAAATTACAAATTTCACTaaatacatataataatttGTGTAGAAGCTAgtaagtatatatttttatgattaaaattaaGTTTAAACAAAAACATTTTCtctataaaaaaatcattttttagccttagtatttttttatttaggttcaataaaatttaaaatgtctttattttgattcatgttgttaatttattttgttaaatgcTGAAGTACTATATCAACATTTAATTTGTTACATTAACACTTAatgaaataaattaacaataaaattaaaataaaaaaatttaaattttactaatcaaaacaattttttatagagaccaaaataacatatattataataattaaaaacttatttaaaCCTCAAATTAAACATTAAAACGGTAAAACCGTAAAACACAAAGATAAGCAATAGGCTTGCTAAGACGAGTCATTTAGAcaaagtataataaaaaaaatattatttacatactaaaattaattattatatatttatatataaatatatattaattatttttaataaatttttatattttaatatatattctatatatatatatatgattaattttgatatatatgtaacattattgaataaaaaatcatctatatattatatatactagTTTATCTCCAAATTAACTCTGAATAAGAAAACGAAAAGGACAATTAATAATTTGAAAAGGAGAGAATATAacttaaaatagaaaataattgtGTTAGAGAGACAATGAAATGTGTTGTGATGTAAGAGGAGGCACCGTACCCGTGAACATtataagggaaaaaaaaaacaaatgatTAGTTTTTGgtaaaagaaaatggaaaaaagtaaagaCAGTGGACAGTGGGTGAGGGTGAGGATGGGATCACACAAAGATTTGAGTAATTTAGACCCACTTTACTGTTTTGTCCAGTTCAGGTGGTTTGTTTTTGGAACAAAATAATAAGTCAAGTCAATACCATTTTGCATTCAACAAATGGCTCAATTTTAAGCCGCTGGCTCCATGGAATTGCTGGCTCACTGGCTCATTCGACCGGGCCCCACcacattttattttcttctatttaCAAATTAACTTCAACCATTTCTTTCTTATTTAGagtttatttaatgatattttttaacttcgcaaatcaataattaatttatttttaattgcgtgtaattatttttatattaaattaatatttaaaaattattaaataataatttaattaaatacattaaataatttttaattattaattttataaaaagatatatACATCTGAATctctattttttgtttataattaataaattattaagtatatatgacaaaatttgaatttttaataattaatctaaattaattagaacatataaattacttatttaattaatctaaattaattattacttATATTCTTTTAACTAGAACACACACGTGCACGCGTGTGAAAGAGATAGTAATTAATAAGGATatactcatttttttttaaaataaatatttgtatgtttaaatttacttaaaaaatgaatgcatttaaaaattacttaaatatattaattttttagtgaattgaacaaaagtaaaagagaagttattttgaaaagaaggaagaaaaataaTTGTATAGAAATTATACTTAAGCTGTGTTTGATTGGTTGGATTTAAAATGAagagaaaaattatatatattcaaaatttacttgaataaaaatttcgGGAGATATATATGcatgtgatttaatttatattgGACATTTAGTTTGTTGCCATTATTTTTCTCGAACACACACACAgctaatatttttaatcaagGGGGTGTATATATGTAGTAGGACAAAACTAACTAGCTAGCTCGATTTGTCTTTTTTGACAACCAAAATCCAATCATGTTTGTGTTGTACAGGGTACTTAACAATTACAATGCCCAATTAAAACCTTTTCAACTATTGCTTATATCAAACTATTAATAAATccaaaaagtaaaataaaacaatgattattaatttattatgagaaaagaaaaaagtataaaCAATTATTGGTATAATAATctattgatataatattattgttgtGTTTCTTGAAGAAGGATGAACAAATTAATAATCTAGCCCCCTGCCCGGTTTGGCTTGTAGGCATaaaatggtgttatattttgataaagtaattcaagaaaaaaggtttaaaaataaattgttattattattttcatttattttgcaaaaaaaaaaaatctacaaTAAGACATGTTAAATTAAATCCTTTTAATAATTGTGAAATTGTGAGGACCATCGTCCCCACACTACTTCCCACGAGAAGCGAGTACAATTTTTGCACGTGGCTAAGGagttttaacaaaataataataataataaaagaaagaaaaaaaatgctaaGATAATGAGAAAACATAAAGTAGTGAGAATTGACACGGATGTGTAAAAATaagtataattaatttttaattaattaatattaattaattttttattataaaaatattttactttaatttttgaaaaatttagagtttaaaaattaaaattaaaattagaataaaaaactttaaaaaaattaatattaagtGAAAAAATTGACTTTTTAATTGAAGTCATATCATCCCTACTTTCCATTAAGATTATTACCGAAGCATTGTTATTAACTTATTATGGTTTGTGGTCCCCTGCATGCACTTCTCTTACCATGAAACTCTTACTATAATTCCATCAAATATTCGATCTGATCTGTGAAATATGAAGGAAGGATTCTTTTCTTGGTTGCATTCGGTTCTAACTAAGGACGGATTAGCTTTTTATTCATCTTATATTAATGATTGGTGACAATGTATCACATATTATAGTATATTCACATCAACAATAATTACTATTTCAACATTATTATTAACTATATATATTATCATTGCTACTGCTGTCTCTTTcaacaaccaaatttttgtcaaaaattGTTGTGCACACAATGATGGAACAAGTTTATGAATCTTTAAGACAAGCTATAAGCAAGAGATACGAAGTGATCGGGagattttattataatattatattatattatttatgtaattaATGCTTTTGGATGATTATTTTTGTGATCATATTCTATCATTATTCCTAAAAGATGTTGATATTCTATTATTCTTATGAATTGGTAGACTTATTAAATACTCAGTATAATAAGGTGGCTTGCCTATTATCTTTATCTTATACTTTATGTAAACTGCAGAACATTTAATGTTTGCTACTAAGGCATTAATTTTATCTTGATTATACTTAATGATAAAGAGAGGCAGTGTATCCAGTTTGCTCTACCATGTATATACCGGTGCCTAACTTCTTGAGAATTATTGTCTTGCACTGaggggaaaaaaagaaaaaaaaagcgaaaaaatctaaataaatatatttttttaaattaaaaatatatatttttttaaatttattaaaaatttgaaaatattgttaaaaatttattttactttaattttattctaaaattgtTTGATTTACATTAAATTTATTCCTAACAAGTAACAACGTAACGCAATTTGATACAGATTAATATACAACAAATGAAGTCTAATTACAAAATGGATAAACAAATtgtctcttttttattttactagtgGTGATTCACTAGTTCTAGAAAAAGGAATATTTACAgtaaaataaaaagtgaaatCATCATGTgaaatttttgttgttttttttttaattgaaaaacgAAATAGTAAAGTGTAATTTTTGTGTTACACCACACACttgtaaaatattaaaagtacACCGTTTTCCTAGTAAAACATCATATCTgctactattaaaaaaattttgcgacatattattacaaattttagaaaaatttttaaatgtacTGGAACACTAATGTTTCAataattttaactattaattttaattaatattttttttataattaagatcaataataattaaaatgattaaaatatcGATATAGTTAATACACTTGAAATTCTTTCCTAATTATTGTTAACCTTGATACATTAACAATAGTTAATGAAATATGACAAAAGAAGAAACATAAAAACGAAGGAAGAAAGTGACATAAAGTAACTGAGATTGCAGGCCATTTAATATAGCGTGGCATAAGCAACGTAGCCGGTGTGTGATGCCAGCGGTGAAGGCAGAGGAAGCAAGGGAAGGCTGAGAGAGTATTGGGCAGGGTACTGCCACTGCCATCACCAAACTCAACTACCTAAAGAGTACCAAAGATAATTCAGAGGAGCATACTATAAATGAAAAAGCTTCataaacttttaatttaatggaaagaaaaaaaaagggtcaTTAGTTAGTTGTTTTCGTCTTGTGAGCTTTGTGATGAATCATGGAGTTTGCATTTGCAATAATGATGATATCATATGAGTATgacattaaaagaaaaaataaaaataaaatgggGTTCATATATTATGTATTGGATTCCATTATTTCCTTGTGTGTGTGATAGTGCATGAAATTGCTGCCACTATTCTTCAAAAGTTTTGGGTGGGTTTGCCTTAGCTTTGCCACCATCGATCACGACGCGTATCTTCCATTTACATCGTACATTGTACATTTTATGCAATTAATATGGTCTCTATGTAAAGCTGTAATTTGTAAATGCAACACTGTCAGATATATAGCGAAAGATcgttacatattatatatattgactactaaattttatgatagaaaaaatacaggtagataataaaaatactaaacaatgtgaataatGAATATATCAGATGTTTAATTCATTAAGTGtacaaatatttattatattctaatattaagatttagataGATGATTTAAAGGTgtagtatatttttaatttattaaatcaattttagaattaattatttatattattcgCAAAAATCATTGCCTACCTAGTAAAGTCTTTTATGATATTACCTATTATTGTTCTCCTTAGTTTAGCACTTTGGCTATACAATATCATGTTTATAAGAAAGCTAAGTTTAGatcattatttattttgtgtAATGTTGCCTAAGTTTTTAAAAAGCCaacgtgtatatatatatatatggtaaaTATACGcatatatttttgtaaataaaaaatgtattatctatttttttaacaaaaagaACTTAAcacaataaaattaattaaagcaaagaaaaaaagaaacaacaaaTAACTATAAAACAAGTGGATAAAATTAGATTATCAATTACATGAGCCATCTCCTGcataaaaagatataattatcTCTGTAACATTAAATGATATTTCAATGaattagtataattaataatttattgcAATGATTAGAAATACATATATGTTATTTGTACAATAAAATTAGTTACTAGACACGTAgaataatagttaaaaataatacttattgttaggagtttttatatttttggagAGTTAAATCTTAATTTGGTCCTTGAAATTTAGCCTGATGCTCCCCAACAATTTCGCTGGTCCCAATTAGAACCTCCAGCTTGTCTCTGCGATCATCTCCGTCACCGGAATACTGATCTAGCGCAATTGCATGACATGGTCAAAAAAACTCTTACACTACGTGGTTTCCAAAGGATTTGCGCGCAAAATCAATCCGTCGTCGTTTAAGTAGTATCCACCATGTCATGCAATTGCATCAAATCAATATTTTGGTGATGGAGATGATCGCAAGAACAACTTGGAGCCACAATTATAAATTTAGAGATTCTAATTAGGGTCAACAAAATTATGAGATCATTCTAAATATTGAACTAAATTTCAGAgaccaaattaaaatttaactctATCTTTCGGAATATGAAACAAATTTCACGGTCGCCTATAATGCTCCTAAAATTTCCAATAGCAGAGGATTGAGAGAAACACATTCAAGTGTTCAGCTATCCAATTTCAAGGTACAGAATAATTGTATAATCTGTATTTCTTCAATCCTTTCTAACTTGGGCATTAGAATTTTCGCAGGGTAACCCCCACATACAACAATTTAATGTTGGAGACAGTAGACACCACTTTTTAACTCGTTCTAAATTGTGGACACATACGATAgcacatttaaattttaatataactGAATAATTGAAAGACTTCACTGAATAGAGATTGCACCTCCTGAACTCTGAGGTAAAGTCTTcttgttaattataattaaattccTACAAGTATTTTCCTCCATAACggaaaaaacaaataataataataataaaaaaagactaGTTACTAGTCACTAGTTTAGTAGTGGTGGTAAATGCTCCTTAATTAACGCAGCCATTTCTGGCGAATTAAAATTTGCATGAAACTGTAGTTACTATTCAGCTTATTAGCATGTTCCCGCAAAAGAAACGGTGGTAATTATCTTGTTTGTAGTCGCTGTTTGGATAAAATGTGTCACTTCTACTTCCTTCATTGGTAGAAGTCAATATCAGAATCAAAGGGATGGAATCAGAGAAACAATAAACTCTACCACTAAATTATTCACTGCTATTTGCTCTGACAACATTCACAGCTCAGCTAGCCAAAGCAAGAAAACTTCcccactttctctctctctctgtctttttttttcctcctcaaCTAATAATAACCTGAGCTTGGATAATACAACTTACAGCGTctagatattaaaaaaaaaagaaaaaagaaaaaagaaaaaatagacgGCGTCAGCGAGAGTGCTCACAGCGGACCCTTACAGGGACTGGGTGGGAGGCTAGCTTTTCCGATGGCAACAAGGCGCTGCACAAAGCTTTCGATTCTTTTACCGTTAGTTTCCTGCAATAAACGCTTCCCACCAAACGGTAACGACTCAAGCACCCTCTCCTTAAGCACCTCCTCTTCCATACCGAACGCCTGCACACCAACACCACACGCCGTTAGTTCAATCCGTCAAATAATCAGTTATAACGAAAATCAATTTTGTCACTGCCTACTGAGAGTTCACAAGTATCGAGGCAGccaaattttcttttgtttttctcgtTCCTCAATTTTCCGGGAAACCAAACAGCGTCGGAAAGGGAAAACGATatggaagagagagaaagagaacgAGAACAATGCTTACCTGGATTCTCACGTAGTCCGTGCGGTTCCAACAGAAGGCGTTCCCAAGCATCTGGTCAACGGTCTCGGAAACCCCGCCGATGGCAATGTCGACCACCGACGACGTCGAGCACTCGCCGACGTCTCGAACCTTCTTCGCTTGAGCTCCGTTTCCGATTGACAGGACGAGTAGGTCCTCAACGCTGTTCACGGACGAGAAGTCGCGCTTGTTGTGGAGGACGTGCGTGACGGCTAATGCCGCAGGGTTGTTCATGACGATTCCGCCGTCGATGGCGGAGCAGGAGGTCTTACCGTCTACCGAGGCGAAGTGGAATGGCTTGAAGAGGTTCGGAGTCGCAGAGGTGGCGCGGCACACTTTCCAGAGCTCGAAGTCGAAACTCGGCGACTCAGACGCGTCGGCGCGGGAGAACACGAACGGCGCCGAACTCTTGAGGTCAAAGCAAGGGATGAGCAACGGCTTGCACGTGTCCTTCAAGGTAAGCAacttttcttcctcttttctaCTGAAAATTTGCTTAAGCACATTGTCCATGTTCTTGGAAGAGAATCTCTTACGCCGGCGGAAGATTCCGTCGTGTTTGAGTTTGTATAGCTCGTGATTTCTGTCGGCAAGGAGACCGACGGCGTCTCTAGCTGTGTAGAGGGGCCTACCAAAGCCGTCGTCGGCAGTGATCAT includes:
- the LOC130935867 gene encoding probable inactive patatin-like protein 9 gives rise to the protein MELSKVTLEIFSKLEQQWLSHYEANGKTRILSIDGGGNTATVAGAALIHLEDQIRAHTSDPHAQIVDFFDIIAGTGIGAILAAMITADDGFGRPLYTARDAVGLLADRNHELYKLKHDGIFRRRKRFSSKNMDNVLKQIFSRKEEEKLLTLKDTCKPLLIPCFDLKSSAPFVFSRADASESPSFDFELWKVCRATSATPNLFKPFHFASVDGKTSCSAIDGGIVMNNPAALAVTHVLHNKRDFSSVNSVEDLLVLSIGNGAQAKKVRDVGECSTSSVVDIAIGGVSETVDQMLGNAFCWNRTDYVRIQAFGMEEEVLKERVLESLPFGGKRLLQETNGKRIESFVQRLVAIGKASLPPSPCKGPL